In Nomascus leucogenys isolate Asia chromosome 25, Asia_NLE_v1, whole genome shotgun sequence, a single genomic region encodes these proteins:
- the IL10RB gene encoding interleukin-10 receptor subunit beta isoform X1, which yields MGFHFEEKGCKCFCLIFIALGMVPPPENVRMNSVNFKNLLQWESPAFAKGNLTFTAQYLSYRIFQDKCMSTTLTECDFSSLSKYGDHTLRVRAEFADEHSDWVNITFCPVDDTIIGPPGMQVEVLADSLHMRFLAPKIENEYETWTMRNVYNSWTYNVQYWKNGTDEKFQITPQYDFEVLRNLEPWTTYCVQVRGFLPDRNKAGEWSEPVCEQTTNDETVPSWMVAVILMASVFVVCLALLGCFALLWCVYKKTKYAFSPRNSLPQHLKEFLGHPHHNTLLFFSFPLSDENDVFDKLSVIAEDSESGKQNPGDSCSLGTPPGQGPQS from the exons ATGGGCTTCCATTTTGAGGAAAAAGGTTGTAaatgtttttgtcttattttcataGCATTGGGAATGGTACCACCTCCCGAAAATGTCAGAATGAATTCTGTTAATTTCAAGAACCTTCTACAGTGGGAGTCACCTGCTTTCGCCAAAGGGAACCTGACTTTCACAGCTCAGTACCTAAG TTATAGGATATTCCAAGATAAATGCATGAGTACTACCTTGACGGAATGTGACTTCTCAAGTCTTTCCAAGTATGGTGACCACACCTTGAGAGTCAGGGCTGAATTTGCAGATGAGCATTCAGACTGGGTAAACATCACCTTCTGTCCTGTGGATGACA CCATTATTGGACCCCCTGGAATGCAAGTAGAAGTACTTGCTGATTCTTTACATATGCGTTTCTTAGCCCCTAAAATTGAGAATGAATACGAAACTTGGACTATGAGGAATGTGTATAACTCATGGACTTATAATGTGCAATACTGGAAAAACGGTACTGATGAAAAG TTTCAAATTACTCCCCAGTATGACTTTGAGGTCCTCAGAAACCTGGAGCCATGGACAACTTACTGTGTTCAAGTTCGAGGGTTTCTTCCTGATCGGAACAAAGCTGGGGAATGGAGTGAGCCTGTCTGTGAGCAAACAACCAATGACG AAACGGTCCCCTCCTGGATGGTGGCCGTCATCCTCATGGCCTCGGTCTTCGTGGTCTGCCTGGCACTCCTCGGCTGCTTCGCCTTGCTGTGGTGCGTTTACAAGAAGACAAAGTACGCCTTCTCCCCTAGGAATTCTCTTCCACAGCACCTGAAAGAG TTTTTGGGCCATCCTCACCATAACAcacttctgtttttctcctttccattgTCGGATGAGAATGATGTTTTCGACAAGCTAAGTGTCATTGCAGAAGACTCTGAGAGCGGCAAGCAGAATCCTGGTGACAGCTGCAGCCTCGGGACCCCGCCTGGGCAGGGACCCCAGAGCTAG
- the IL10RB gene encoding interleukin-10 receptor subunit beta isoform X2, which translates to MARSLGSWLGGCLLVSALGMVPPPENVRMNSVNFKNLLQWESPAFAKGNLTFTAQYLSYRIFQDKCMSTTLTECDFSSLSKYGDHTLRVRAEFADEHSDWVNITFCPVDDTIIGPPGMQVEVLADSLHMRFLAPKIENEYETWTMRNVYNSWTYNVQYWKNGTDEKFQITPQYDFEVLRNLEPWTTYCVQVRGFLPDRNKAGEWSEPVCEQTTNDETVPSWMVAVILMASVFVVCLALLGCFALLWCVYKKTKYAFSPRNSLPQHLKEFLGHPHHNTLLFFSFPLSDENDVFDKLSVIAEDSESGKQNPGDSCSLGTPPGQGPQS; encoded by the exons CATTGGGAATGGTACCACCTCCCGAAAATGTCAGAATGAATTCTGTTAATTTCAAGAACCTTCTACAGTGGGAGTCACCTGCTTTCGCCAAAGGGAACCTGACTTTCACAGCTCAGTACCTAAG TTATAGGATATTCCAAGATAAATGCATGAGTACTACCTTGACGGAATGTGACTTCTCAAGTCTTTCCAAGTATGGTGACCACACCTTGAGAGTCAGGGCTGAATTTGCAGATGAGCATTCAGACTGGGTAAACATCACCTTCTGTCCTGTGGATGACA CCATTATTGGACCCCCTGGAATGCAAGTAGAAGTACTTGCTGATTCTTTACATATGCGTTTCTTAGCCCCTAAAATTGAGAATGAATACGAAACTTGGACTATGAGGAATGTGTATAACTCATGGACTTATAATGTGCAATACTGGAAAAACGGTACTGATGAAAAG TTTCAAATTACTCCCCAGTATGACTTTGAGGTCCTCAGAAACCTGGAGCCATGGACAACTTACTGTGTTCAAGTTCGAGGGTTTCTTCCTGATCGGAACAAAGCTGGGGAATGGAGTGAGCCTGTCTGTGAGCAAACAACCAATGACG AAACGGTCCCCTCCTGGATGGTGGCCGTCATCCTCATGGCCTCGGTCTTCGTGGTCTGCCTGGCACTCCTCGGCTGCTTCGCCTTGCTGTGGTGCGTTTACAAGAAGACAAAGTACGCCTTCTCCCCTAGGAATTCTCTTCCACAGCACCTGAAAGAG TTTTTGGGCCATCCTCACCATAACAcacttctgtttttctcctttccattgTCGGATGAGAATGATGTTTTCGACAAGCTAAGTGTCATTGCAGAAGACTCTGAGAGCGGCAAGCAGAATCCTGGTGACAGCTGCAGCCTCGGGACCCCGCCTGGGCAGGGACCCCAGAGCTAG